One part of the Parabacteroides distasonis ATCC 8503 genome encodes these proteins:
- a CDS encoding transporter, with amino-acid sequence MLKFFKTWTLPISMLAGAIGYFVFANVTFLEPTKPFMYTLIAYLTPFLIFAQLLLTFCKISVRELMPSPWHGWLLLIQAVSSLVLAALLLWLPMREEYRDVFEGAMVCLICPTATAAAVITGKLGGSASSLTTYTLLSNLLAAIVVPLVFPLVEPHAEITFFAAFLKILGKVFPLLLFPFFLALFLRRFIPPIHRFLAGLRDMAFYLWAVALAIVTGQTVKSLVNSEAEIYVEILIALGGLITCIAQFYWGKRIGKKYNDRISAGQALGQKNTVLAIWMSYTYLNPLSSVGPGSYVLWQNIFNSYQLWKKRNKELEN; translated from the coding sequence ATGTTGAAATTCTTCAAGACATGGACACTCCCTATCTCCATGTTAGCGGGTGCGATAGGGTATTTTGTTTTCGCCAATGTTACTTTTCTGGAGCCTACAAAGCCGTTCATGTACACTTTAATAGCGTATCTGACGCCCTTTTTGATTTTTGCGCAGTTGCTCTTAACCTTCTGTAAGATCTCTGTCCGGGAATTGATGCCCAGCCCTTGGCATGGTTGGCTATTGCTTATCCAAGCGGTTTCCAGTTTGGTGCTTGCCGCCTTATTGCTCTGGCTGCCAATGAGAGAGGAATACCGGGATGTGTTCGAGGGAGCGATGGTCTGCCTGATTTGCCCAACCGCTACGGCGGCCGCCGTGATTACGGGTAAATTAGGGGGAAGCGCCTCTAGTCTGACTACTTATACCTTATTATCGAATCTATTGGCAGCGATTGTCGTGCCGCTGGTCTTCCCATTAGTGGAACCGCATGCCGAGATTACTTTCTTCGCCGCATTCTTGAAGATCTTGGGAAAAGTCTTTCCATTGCTGTTATTCCCGTTTTTCCTCGCTTTGTTCTTGCGTAGATTCATACCACCTATCCATCGCTTCCTTGCGGGGCTTCGAGACATGGCCTTTTACCTCTGGGCCGTCGCTCTAGCTATCGTGACCGGGCAGACCGTGAAATCCTTGGTCAATAGCGAGGCGGAGATTTATGTAGAAATCCTGATCGCTTTAGGCGGCTTGATAACCTGTATCGCGCAGTTTTATTGGGGAAAGCGCATCGGCAAGAAATACAATGACCGTATTAGCGCCGGACAAGCCTTGGGACAAAAAAATACCGTGTTAGCTATCTGGATGTCTTACACCTATTTGAACCCCTTGTCTTCTGTTGGCCCGGGAAGCTATGTACTGTGGCAAAATATTTTTAACAGTTATCAGCTGTGGAAAAAGAGAAATAAAGAATTGGAAAATTAA
- a CDS encoding type ISP restriction/modification enzyme → MSETIVDLNFLEAGVQCFPMYHYEERKIESKTLFDDAEDTIQNNYIRRDAISDFISERCRKAYGPHVSKEDIFYYVYGILHSTEYRTAFAADLKKMLPRIPLVDEALDFWSFSKAGRNLAELHLNYENRPSATGVIVTYNTIPQSEIEKVMQSGEMETINYQVEKMRFPSKTDKSKIIYNSQITIENIPATAYEYIVNGKSAIEWIMERYAVITHKDSGITNNPNDWATEHDNPRYILDLLLSVILLSIEMMEIVNGLPKLTF, encoded by the coding sequence ATGTCTGAAACGATTGTTGACTTGAATTTTCTTGAGGCTGGAGTTCAATGTTTCCCAATGTATCACTATGAGGAACGTAAAATTGAGAGTAAAACTTTGTTTGATGATGCCGAGGACACCATTCAGAATAATTATATTCGTCGTGATGCCATCTCCGATTTCATTTCAGAACGTTGTCGCAAAGCCTACGGTCCACATGTGAGTAAAGAAGATATTTTTTACTATGTTTACGGCATTCTGCACAGCACGGAATATCGCACCGCCTTTGCCGCCGACCTTAAAAAGATGTTGCCCCGTATTCCATTAGTGGATGAAGCCCTTGATTTTTGGAGTTTTAGCAAAGCAGGAAGAAACTTAGCGGAATTGCATTTGAACTATGAGAATCGTCCTTCGGCAACCGGAGTCATTGTGACCTATAATACCATTCCGCAGAGCGAAATAGAAAAAGTAATGCAATCAGGCGAGATGGAGACAATCAATTATCAAGTTGAAAAGATGCGCTTTCCCTCCAAAACGGATAAAAGCAAAATTATATACAACAGCCAGATAACGATTGAAAATATACCAGCCACAGCTTATGAATACATAGTAAATGGCAAAAGTGCTATCGAATGGATTATGGAGCGTTATGCCGTCATCACTCACAAAGATAGCGGCATCACTAATAATCCTAATGACTGGGCAACGGAACATGACAATCCCCGCTATATATTGGATTTGCTCCTCAGCGTTATTTTATTAAGTATAGAGATGATGGAGATAGTGAATGGATTACCGAAATTAACCTTTTAA
- a CDS encoding DUF4297 family anti-phage-associated protein: MAKERSAIATIKGYYYQFDYFILQLLKCNNETDSICIEGIEDVDLKTVDESTAIQCKYYAGTEYNHSVIAQPLRYMLDHYLSKANNGIKYKIYGYYKSGQDKLILPINIEFFKSNFISLKAFKGLSIEDKQIISFLSNLEIDIAAREFEQQETDIFNELKRLFSCNDFEAEYFYYNNSLRIVKELSINPDISQRRITKREFIDKINSKDIFFNQWFLIKKSIKEYCLMIKREYFSPLNLSPFERFFVIECDSIISDTEIKSLLIQIGNKYSKIEAKNPSPFCPYVYLYGLPENRLKNILKSLHDDNFIFIDGYDYKDAEFSVNSIVKKATCYNGLKLKILYNKEDLDSVIDSIQKTRKIYQFYTRIPFYENTNHEHIKILVEQTIHINKII, from the coding sequence ATGGCAAAAGAACGTTCAGCAATAGCAACAATCAAAGGATATTATTATCAATTTGACTATTTTATCCTTCAGTTACTAAAATGCAATAATGAAACTGATTCCATTTGTATTGAAGGCATCGAGGATGTTGATTTAAAAACAGTTGATGAAAGTACTGCTATTCAATGCAAATATTATGCAGGAACAGAATATAATCATTCTGTTATAGCTCAACCATTGCGATATATGTTAGATCATTATCTATCAAAAGCTAATAATGGTATAAAATATAAGATTTATGGGTATTACAAATCAGGTCAAGATAAACTTATATTACCTATTAATATAGAATTTTTTAAAAGTAACTTTATAAGTCTAAAAGCATTTAAAGGTCTTTCGATAGAAGATAAACAAATAATATCATTTTTATCAAATTTGGAGATAGATATTGCAGCAAGAGAGTTTGAACAGCAAGAGACTGATATTTTTAATGAACTAAAAAGACTCTTTAGCTGTAATGATTTTGAAGCAGAATACTTTTATTACAATAATTCATTAAGAATAGTAAAAGAATTATCGATAAATCCGGATATTTCTCAAAGAAGAATAACAAAACGTGAATTTATTGATAAAATCAATAGTAAGGATATATTTTTCAACCAGTGGTTCTTGATAAAAAAAAGCATCAAAGAATATTGCTTAATGATTAAAAGAGAATATTTTTCTCCTTTAAATTTATCTCCTTTTGAACGTTTTTTTGTTATAGAGTGCGACTCGATAATTTCTGATACAGAAATAAAATCTTTACTAATCCAAATTGGAAATAAATATTCAAAAATAGAAGCAAAAAATCCAAGTCCATTCTGCCCTTATGTATATCTATATGGTTTACCTGAGAATAGATTGAAAAATATTTTAAAAAGTTTACATGATGACAACTTTATTTTTATAGATGGCTACGATTATAAAGATGCTGAATTTTCAGTCAATTCAATTGTTAAAAAGGCTACTTGTTACAATGGATTAAAACTTAAAATCTTGTACAATAAGGAAGATTTAGATTCTGTAATAGATAGTATACAAAAGACTCGAAAGATTTATCAATTTTATACAAGAATACCTTTTTATGAAAATACGAACCATGAACATATCAAGATATTAGTTGAACAAACAATTCATATCAATAAAATAATATAA
- the herA gene encoding anti-phage-associated helicase HerA produces MVEQEKINAEVISVFPNKVKISVDKLEDFCLAEEKLKVGSYLRIADNDNAVLIAIIENFSIEVGADKEGNATRKYILEANPLGLIRGDKFERGGDTIAIPPKKVEPAKKEEISKIYEESLEAKDKFTFSKLSTNKDISVPVNGNKFFNKHIAIVGSTGSGKSHTVAKLIQSATHEKTGEYSGLNNSHIIIFDIHSEYKSAFPDANFIDINNLILPYWLLNGDELEELFLESGDFNNYNQASLLQKVITENKKKYNSELENISFDTPVKFILNEVITCLSNLSRETKDYKKTNEIAIKEAHQCFNDESAKINHYFTKIYTFEEPKSQNYSKGTYADGSIDKFISRIKSKVNDKRLNFLLGEITEDVTFEDTLKHLIAYEETKHSNITIIDLSGVPFDVLSITVSLISRIIFEYGYFYKRLRCSKNGEERINNDVPILLVYEEAHKYVPNSDLAKYRSSKHSIERIAKEGRKYGVSLLLASQRPSEISETIFSQCNNFLAMRLTNPNDQNYVKRLLPDTLGNLIDKMPTLKAGECILIGESVILPSIVQIDRCSPEPSSNDIPYWKLWKEEWKDLKIDEIKKEWYK; encoded by the coding sequence ATGGTAGAACAAGAAAAAATTAATGCAGAAGTAATATCTGTATTTCCCAATAAAGTAAAAATATCAGTAGATAAATTAGAAGATTTCTGTTTAGCAGAAGAAAAGCTTAAAGTTGGTTCATATTTAAGAATCGCAGACAATGATAATGCTGTGTTAATTGCCATTATTGAGAACTTTTCCATTGAAGTTGGAGCAGATAAGGAAGGAAATGCAACAAGAAAGTATATTCTTGAAGCTAATCCCTTAGGATTGATTCGTGGTGACAAGTTTGAGCGTGGTGGAGATACAATAGCTATTCCACCTAAAAAAGTTGAGCCTGCTAAGAAAGAAGAAATTTCTAAAATTTATGAAGAATCTCTTGAGGCAAAAGACAAGTTCACTTTCTCTAAACTTTCTACAAATAAAGATATTTCGGTTCCTGTAAATGGTAATAAGTTTTTCAATAAGCATATTGCCATCGTAGGATCAACAGGTTCAGGGAAATCCCATACTGTAGCGAAACTAATTCAAAGTGCTACACATGAAAAAACAGGAGAATATTCTGGTTTGAATAATTCTCATATTATAATATTTGATATTCATTCAGAATACAAATCAGCATTTCCAGATGCAAACTTTATTGATATCAATAATCTTATACTCCCATATTGGCTTCTTAATGGGGATGAATTGGAAGAGCTTTTTTTAGAATCAGGAGATTTTAATAATTACAATCAGGCTTCTTTGTTACAAAAAGTGATAACTGAAAACAAGAAAAAATATAATTCAGAACTAGAAAATATATCTTTTGATACACCCGTGAAATTTATTTTAAATGAAGTAATCACTTGTTTGTCAAATCTTTCTAGAGAAACGAAGGATTATAAAAAGACAAATGAAATAGCAATAAAAGAAGCGCATCAGTGTTTTAATGATGAGTCAGCTAAAATTAATCATTACTTTACGAAAATATATACATTTGAAGAGCCAAAGAGCCAAAATTATTCAAAGGGTACGTACGCAGACGGAAGCATTGACAAATTTATCTCTAGAATAAAAAGTAAAGTTAATGATAAAAGATTAAATTTTCTTTTAGGTGAAATCACAGAAGACGTTACATTCGAAGATACTTTAAAGCATTTAATTGCTTATGAGGAAACAAAACATTCCAATATCACAATTATAGACTTAAGTGGGGTTCCATTTGATGTGTTAAGTATTACCGTTTCTTTGATTTCAAGGATAATATTTGAATATGGTTATTTTTATAAACGACTAAGATGCTCAAAGAATGGTGAGGAAAGAATTAATAACGATGTCCCTATCTTACTTGTGTATGAAGAAGCTCACAAATATGTTCCCAATAGTGATTTGGCAAAATATCGGTCATCTAAACACTCCATTGAAAGAATAGCAAAAGAGGGACGTAAATATGGTGTATCTTTACTCTTAGCTAGTCAGAGACCTTCTGAAATATCAGAAACAATATTTTCTCAGTGTAACAATTTTTTAGCCATGCGATTAACAAATCCAAACGATCAAAATTATGTAAAGAGACTGTTGCCGGATACACTTGGAAATCTTATTGATAAAATGCCGACACTCAAAGCCGGAGAGTGTATATTAATAGGTGAATCAGTTATACTACCTTCAATAGTTCAAATAGATCGTTGTAGCCCAGAACCATCGTCAAATGATATCCCTTATTGGAAATTATGGAAAGAGGAATGGAAAGATCTCAAAATAGATGAGATAAAAAAAGAATGGTATAAATAA
- a CDS encoding metallophosphoesterase, which translates to MKIIHTADWHLGQTFFEYDRKGEHTLFLTWLREQVKVHEVDGLFIAGDLFDIPNLSAERSASDVQRTF; encoded by the coding sequence ATGAAAATAATCCATACCGCAGATTGGCATTTAGGGCAAACGTTTTTTGAATATGACCGTAAAGGTGAACATACTCTATTTTTGACGTGGCTTCGAGAGCAAGTGAAAGTTCACGAGGTGGATGGGTTGTTTATTGCCGGAGATTTGTTTGATATCCCAAACCTATCGGCTGAAAGGAGTGCAAGTGATGTACAGAGAACTTTTTGA
- a CDS encoding exonuclease: MYRELFDILPMPDKSKPFIVMWYLQATCSKILEKNRAERTIIGRLECFSSEVFDEKIAYTALGHLHRTQRVLRHENARYAGAPLPMLFVEKNNKEGVTEENIID; this comes from the coding sequence ATGTACAGAGAACTTTTTGATATACTACCTATGCCGGACAAAAGTAAACCTTTCATTGTAATGTGGTATTTGCAGGCTACGTGTTCGAAGATTTTGGAAAAGAACCGTGCCGAACGCACTATTATCGGAAGGTTAGAGTGTTTTTCGTCTGAAGTATTCGACGAAAAGATTGCATACACGGCACTCGGACATTTGCACCGTACCCAAAGGGTGTTAAGGCATGAGAATGCCCGATATGCTGGTGCTCCGTTACCGATGTTATTTGTTGAAAAAAATAACAAAGAAGGTGTTACTGAAGAAAATATAATAGATTAG
- a CDS encoding PDDEXK nuclease domain-containing protein, which produces MAKEIRINDNEYAQILQQAVSEIQTARTTIARQVNTTVNSVYWNIGKLLFDRNLESGYGSGVVKRLSVDLKEQFPDMGLSPRNLWNMKRLYERYYQEDTKLLQAVAVLPWGHNLLLLDKSLSANEALFYAEECLQKGWSRDMLLNAIKMNTYAARQTKIKTNNFDAVLPMAHADYANEVFKSSYNLGFLRITEPVKELELEKRLVSKIKSFILELGKGFSFIGNQYRLEYNNKEYAVDMLFFHRGLRSLVAIELKLGAFKAEYVGKMNLYLSLLDRLEKGENENPSIGIILCADKDHLDVEIALQDINKPIGVAEYQLLLPKDELQALLIQEINSIEESGDVSEE; this is translated from the coding sequence ATGGCAAAAGAAATAAGAATAAATGATAACGAGTACGCTCAAATATTGCAGCAGGCGGTTTCTGAGATTCAAACTGCTCGCACGACCATTGCTCGGCAAGTAAACACTACCGTCAATTCTGTATATTGGAATATCGGGAAGTTACTCTTTGATAGAAATTTAGAGAGTGGATATGGTAGTGGCGTGGTTAAACGATTGTCAGTGGACTTGAAAGAACAGTTTCCGGATATGGGATTGTCTCCTCGTAACCTTTGGAATATGAAACGCCTATACGAGCGTTATTATCAAGAAGATACAAAACTGCTACAAGCTGTGGCAGTTTTACCTTGGGGACATAATTTACTACTGTTGGATAAGTCGTTGTCAGCTAATGAAGCCTTATTCTACGCAGAAGAGTGCTTGCAAAAAGGTTGGTCGAGAGATATGCTGCTCAATGCAATAAAGATGAATACCTACGCAGCCCGTCAGACGAAAATCAAAACGAATAACTTTGATGCCGTACTGCCGATGGCGCATGCCGACTATGCTAATGAAGTATTTAAAAGTTCGTACAACTTAGGATTCCTTAGAATAACAGAGCCTGTTAAGGAGTTGGAACTGGAGAAGCGATTAGTATCTAAAATCAAGTCGTTTATACTGGAGTTGGGCAAAGGTTTTTCTTTTATCGGAAACCAATATCGTCTGGAGTATAACAATAAGGAATATGCAGTGGATATGCTCTTTTTTCACAGAGGTTTGAGGTCGCTCGTTGCGATTGAATTGAAGCTCGGGGCCTTCAAGGCAGAGTATGTAGGCAAGATGAATCTCTACCTTTCGCTGCTTGACCGCTTGGAAAAAGGAGAGAATGAGAACCCGTCAATCGGTATCATTCTTTGCGCCGACAAGGACCACTTGGATGTAGAGATTGCTTTGCAAGATATAAACAAGCCGATTGGGGTTGCCGAGTATCAACTGTTGCTGCCCAAAGACGAACTTCAGGCATTACTCATTCAAGAAATTAATTCCATCGAGGAGAGTGGTGATGTAAGCGAGGAGTAG
- a CDS encoding DUF7281 domain-containing protein, which produces MIDREQNLRLGDARKLSQMMQGESVPSSGLSKQMAEELLSEDLIWQQVYGSRRKFKLRDANALSIYLAQRYGIQVSLDEWIKVMESGETVSRARQVEVTSRSKAKSTRSFTGFLVKSYQPIETSLYGEPLLINPPQGLSLFIEDFTHFRLADDVTVVGIENGENFQHIEQMRHLFKNIKVLFVSRYPQSSDLRTWLRAISNPYLHFGDFDLAGIHIFLTEFFTHLGLKARFFIPSDIETRLQTGNTLLYNLQYERFKEMKVIDERLKPLVAMIHRYRRIYEQEGYLQNR; this is translated from the coding sequence ATGATTGATAGAGAACAGAATTTACGTTTGGGCGATGCCCGTAAACTGTCGCAAATGATGCAAGGCGAGAGCGTGCCCTCTTCCGGGCTTTCCAAACAGATGGCAGAAGAACTGCTCTCCGAGGATTTGATTTGGCAGCAAGTCTATGGTAGCAGAAGAAAATTCAAACTGAGAGACGCAAATGCGTTATCTATCTATTTAGCACAGCGATATGGGATACAAGTCTCGCTGGATGAGTGGATCAAGGTAATGGAGAGTGGCGAAACGGTGAGCCGTGCCAGACAAGTAGAAGTTACATCACGTTCTAAGGCGAAAAGTACCCGTAGTTTTACCGGATTCCTCGTTAAAAGTTATCAGCCCATTGAAACGTCGCTGTATGGAGAACCGCTGCTAATCAACCCTCCGCAGGGACTCTCTCTCTTTATAGAAGATTTCACGCATTTCCGCTTGGCGGATGATGTTACGGTGGTAGGTATCGAGAATGGAGAAAACTTCCAGCATATAGAGCAGATGAGGCATTTGTTCAAAAACATCAAGGTATTATTTGTCTCTCGTTATCCCCAGAGTTCGGATCTTCGCACATGGTTGCGGGCCATTTCCAATCCCTATCTTCATTTTGGGGATTTCGATCTTGCCGGCATTCACATTTTCCTCACTGAATTCTTCACTCATCTCGGTCTTAAGGCCCGCTTCTTTATACCTTCCGACATCGAGACGCGTCTTCAAACGGGAAACACCCTCCTTTACAACCTACAGTACGAACGTTTTAAAGAGATGAAAGTAATTGACGAACGGCTGAAACCACTCGTAGCGATGATCCACCGCTACCGTCGTATCTATGAGCAAGAAGGATATCTTCAAAATAGATAA
- a CDS encoding ATP-binding protein has protein sequence MRYLNKIVFLNSAHIPYSEIQLDGNVHFIGTQGVGKSTLLRAILFFYNADKLRLGIPKEKRSYDEFYLPYANSFIVYEVMRENGPYCVMAFKQQGRVAYRFIDAPYQSSWFVNERREVRADWISIRKAIGTETQISRIVVSYQEFRDIIFGNNRRPDLIGFRKYAIVESPNYQNIPRTIQNVFLNSKLDADFIKDTIIRSMNEEEVNIDLDVYRNQTKDFEQNYNDVTLWLDNEKPGGSPVQRQAGKVMQSYRDLLYMDSHIAKGRAELCYAEKSALKQRPLIDEEISRHKTELERVHRLQSEETKKYQDGRDKLIKEKGSVDADLKRAKQKQLEYEQMNITEIIRRVEQKNAVTDELTRQQQRRQELTRAYDDVIAKYSALIERVDTDFRAFENAQHALVNEREYATNKQNESLMQTRRNEENEVYTRFEEKSQLSADKLQQLREEKSQQNNELLRIAHEDPYKEEHAKADEELNKLNTRAQELKMSIQQLSTQAVSLRQEAGMKLRELELAQAQPLANAQKEKQEIEEQIARLESLIERRKGSLAEWLDRNKPAWKDTIGKIADEEKILYRDDLAPQVTNQGEVSLYGVQIDLTALERNFRTPEELKAELAIYQGALSQCVKRINMLHQELAEQTEALKKQYNKRLREITDRQRLQESEQLQLPAFIKNAMAQSASWQKKTDDWREQRMVEIRMKQNDTAHRLALCEEEIKKLKADRAHRLKVCEKSYKEKKLQLEQELNNYRNSIETEIKLHKQQSQERRKELEASQQAELSGKGADTAAIGKYDARILQIQKDLAYIEKHFPDTIRYQKDKEELFDREPQLRSRKKMLEDELATLEERFTLRSEKLNIQEKHQQALLGKGIETKRSLEEGLAQAAKFHEDSTFCPPEVVVTEERQTLKSCAELVQELKDHITGRMKQLEEFKRMVNLFKSNFSAKNTFSFRTDLSTEEDYLDFASNLCEFVDNNKILDFQKQISERYTHIIQRISKAVGELTQNEGEIHRTIGDINKDFERRNFAGVIRKIELRAQPSSDRLMQLLKEIKKFCDENEFNMGEVDLFSQMDLREVINRQAVRYLLNLMKELQNEPSRKRLLLTDTFKLEFRITENDNDTGWVEKISNVGSDGTDILVKAMVNIMLINVFKEKASHKFGEFRLHCMMDEIGKLHPTNVKGILDFANSRNILLINSSPTTYNVESYRYTYLLGKDSGANTKVTPLLKYDN, from the coding sequence ATGAGATACCTGAATAAAATAGTTTTCCTGAATAGCGCACATATCCCTTATTCCGAGATTCAACTGGACGGAAACGTGCATTTCATTGGTACGCAGGGTGTAGGAAAGAGTACGCTGCTCCGGGCTATTCTTTTCTTTTACAACGCCGATAAGCTGAGGCTAGGCATACCCAAAGAGAAAAGAAGTTACGATGAGTTCTACCTTCCTTATGCCAACTCATTCATCGTCTACGAGGTGATGCGTGAAAACGGCCCTTATTGCGTGATGGCTTTCAAGCAACAAGGGCGTGTGGCTTATCGATTTATTGACGCACCCTATCAGTCATCATGGTTCGTCAACGAGCGTCGTGAGGTTCGTGCCGATTGGATCTCTATTCGCAAAGCCATTGGCACAGAGACGCAAATCAGTCGTATCGTCGTTTCTTATCAAGAGTTCCGGGATATTATTTTCGGCAACAATCGTCGTCCCGATCTCATAGGTTTCCGTAAATACGCTATCGTAGAAAGCCCTAATTATCAAAATATCCCCCGAACCATACAGAATGTGTTCCTCAACTCCAAACTGGATGCCGATTTCATCAAGGACACGATAATCCGCTCCATGAATGAGGAAGAGGTGAATATAGACCTTGATGTCTACCGTAACCAGACGAAAGATTTCGAACAGAATTACAATGACGTTACGCTTTGGCTGGACAATGAAAAACCCGGAGGGTCGCCGGTACAAAGACAAGCCGGGAAAGTGATGCAAAGCTATCGCGACTTATTGTACATGGATAGCCACATAGCCAAGGGACGTGCCGAATTATGCTATGCAGAGAAATCAGCCTTGAAGCAGCGCCCATTAATTGACGAGGAAATATCCAGACACAAAACCGAGCTGGAACGTGTACATCGCTTACAAAGTGAGGAGACAAAGAAATACCAAGATGGACGGGACAAATTGATAAAAGAGAAAGGCTCGGTTGATGCCGACTTAAAACGTGCCAAGCAGAAACAGCTGGAGTACGAGCAGATGAACATTACCGAAATAATTCGCAGGGTAGAGCAGAAAAATGCGGTTACCGATGAATTAACACGCCAACAGCAACGGAGGCAGGAACTCACACGTGCCTACGATGATGTCATAGCCAAATACAGTGCACTTATAGAACGGGTAGATACCGACTTTCGAGCCTTTGAGAATGCGCAACACGCATTGGTGAACGAAAGGGAATATGCGACAAATAAGCAGAACGAGAGCTTGATGCAGACACGGCGCAATGAAGAGAACGAGGTATATACGCGTTTTGAGGAGAAATCGCAACTCTCGGCAGACAAACTCCAGCAACTACGAGAGGAGAAATCGCAACAAAACAATGAGTTGCTACGGATAGCCCACGAAGATCCCTATAAAGAAGAACATGCCAAAGCCGACGAGGAACTGAACAAACTGAATACTCGTGCACAGGAGTTGAAAATGTCCATTCAGCAACTCTCTACGCAAGCTGTAAGCCTGCGTCAAGAGGCTGGAATGAAGTTACGGGAATTGGAGTTGGCACAGGCTCAGCCTCTCGCTAACGCACAAAAAGAGAAGCAAGAGATAGAGGAACAAATAGCCCGGCTGGAGTCGCTCATCGAACGGCGCAAAGGTTCGCTGGCCGAATGGCTGGACAGGAACAAACCCGCATGGAAAGATACGATCGGAAAAATAGCCGATGAAGAGAAAATACTTTATCGCGATGACTTGGCGCCGCAGGTAACCAACCAAGGGGAGGTTTCCTTGTATGGCGTGCAAATAGACCTTACGGCATTGGAACGCAATTTCCGTACCCCCGAGGAATTGAAAGCAGAACTGGCCATATACCAAGGAGCATTGTCACAGTGCGTCAAGCGGATCAATATGCTACACCAAGAATTGGCAGAGCAAACGGAGGCTTTGAAGAAACAATACAACAAGCGCTTGCGTGAGATAACAGACCGACAGCGTCTGCAAGAATCCGAACAACTTCAGCTTCCCGCATTCATCAAGAACGCCATGGCACAATCCGCCTCATGGCAAAAGAAGACGGACGATTGGCGTGAACAGCGTATGGTTGAAATCCGGATGAAACAGAACGATACGGCTCATCGACTGGCTCTTTGCGAGGAAGAGATAAAGAAGTTGAAGGCTGATCGTGCGCATCGTCTTAAGGTATGCGAGAAAAGTTACAAAGAGAAGAAGCTCCAACTGGAACAGGAACTGAATAACTACCGCAACAGTATCGAGACAGAAATAAAACTTCACAAGCAGCAATCGCAGGAACGCCGTAAAGAACTGGAGGCTTCCCAACAAGCGGAGCTTAGCGGAAAAGGCGCCGACACGGCAGCCATCGGAAAATATGACGCACGCATCCTGCAGATTCAAAAAGATCTGGCTTACATCGAGAAACATTTCCCCGACACCATCCGCTATCAAAAGGACAAAGAGGAACTTTTTGATCGTGAACCACAACTTCGCAGTAGAAAGAAGATGCTTGAGGATGAATTGGCCACGCTTGAAGAACGTTTCACTTTGCGTAGCGAGAAACTGAACATACAAGAAAAACATCAGCAAGCCTTATTAGGCAAGGGCATCGAAACAAAGAGAAGCTTGGAGGAAGGTTTGGCACAGGCCGCCAAATTTCACGAAGACTCCACTTTCTGCCCACCCGAAGTAGTAGTGACCGAAGAGAGGCAGACCTTGAAGAGTTGCGCAGAGTTGGTGCAAGAGTTGAAAGACCATATCACCGGCCGCATGAAACAATTGGAAGAATTCAAACGGATGGTTAATCTGTTTAAAAGCAACTTCTCGGCCAAGAACACGTTCAGTTTCCGCACCGATCTGTCTACGGAGGAAGACTATCTGGATTTTGCCTCCAACCTCTGCGAGTTTGTGGATAATAATAAGATCCTCGATTTTCAGAAACAAATCAGCGAACGCTATACACACATCATTCAGCGCATCTCCAAAGCGGTAGGCGAGCTTACCCAGAATGAAGGTGAGATACATCGTACCATAGGCGATATCAACAAGGATTTCGAGCGCCGTAACTTTGCGGGAGTGATACGCAAGATAGAACTCCGTGCACAACCCAGCAGCGACCGACTGATGCAACTCCTCAAGGAAATAAAGAAATTTTGCGATGAGAACGAATTCAATATGGGTGAAGTAGACCTCTTCTCGCAAATGGATCTGCGCGAGGTCATCAACAGGCAGGCCGTGCGCTATTTGCTCAACCTCATGAAGGAATTGCAAAATGAACCGTCCCGTAAGCGGTTGCTGCTCACCGATACGTTTAAACTGGAGTTCCGCATCACGGAGAATGACAACGATACGGGATGGGTAGAAAAGATATCAAATGTAGGTTCGGATGGAACGGACATCCTAGTGAAGGCCATGGTAAACATTATGCTCATCAATGTCTTCAAAGAGAAAGCCTCACACAAGTTTGGAGAGTTTCGTTTGCATTGCATGATGGATGAGATCGGGAAATTGCACCCCACCAACGTGAAGGGTATCCTTGACTTCGCCAACAGTCGCAACATTTTGCTTATCAACTCCTCACCTACTACCTATAATGTAGAGAGCTATCGCTACACATATTTGTTGGGTAAGGACAGTGGAGCCAACACCAAAGTTACGCCATTATTGAAATATGATAATTAA